From Prionailurus viverrinus isolate Anna chromosome B2, UM_Priviv_1.0, whole genome shotgun sequence, the proteins below share one genomic window:
- the STK38 gene encoding serine/threonine-protein kinase 38 — protein MAMTGSTPCSSMSNHTKERVTMTKVTLENFYSNLIAQHEEREMRQKKLEKVMEEEGLKDEEKRLRRSAHARKETEFLRLKRTRLGLEDFESLKVIGRGAFGEVRLVQKKDTGHVYAMKILRKADMLEKEQVGHIRAERDILVEADSLWVVKMFYSFQDKLNLYLIMEFLPGGDMMTLLMKKDTLTEEETQFYIAETVLAIDSIHQLGFIHRDIKPDNLLLDSKGHVKLSDFGLCTGLKKAHRTEFYRNLNHSLPSDFTFQNMNSKRKAETWKRNRRQLAFSTVGTPDYIAPEVFMQTGYNKLCDWWSLGVIMYEMLIGYPPFCSETPQETYKKVMNWKETLTFPPEVPISEKAKDLILRFCCEWEHRIGAPGVEEIKSNSFFEGVDWEHIRERPAAISIEIKSIDDTSNFDEFPESDILKPTVATSNHPETDYKNKDWVFINYTYKRFEGLTARGAIPSYMKAAK, from the exons ATGGCAATGACAGGCTCAACACCTTGCTCATCCATGAGTAATCACACAAAGGAAAGGGTGACAATGACCAAAGTGACACTGGAGAATTTTTATAGCAACCTTATCGCTCAACATGAAGAACGAGAAATGAG acaaaagaagttagaaaaagtgATGGAAGAGGAAGGCCTAAAGGACGAAGAG AAACGACTGAGGAGATCAGCACATGCTCGGAAGGAAACAGAGTTTCTTCGTTTGAAGAGAACAAGACTTGGATTGGAAGATTTTGAATCCTTAAAAGTAATAGGCAGAGGAGCATTCGGTGAG GTGCGGCTTGTTCAGAAGAAAGATACAGGGCATGTGTATGCGATGAAAATACTCCGTAAAGCAGATATGCTTGAAAAAGAGCAG GTTGGCCACATTCGTGCGGAGCGTGACATTCTAGTGGAGGCAGACAGTTTGTGGGTTGtgaaaatgttctatagttttcaggataaGCTAAACCTCTACCTAATCATGGAGTTCCTGCCTGGAG GGGACATGATGACCCTGTTAATGAAAAAAGATACCCTGACAGAAGAGGAGACTCAGTTTTATATAGCAGAAACAGTATTAGCAATAGATTCCATTCACCAACTTGGATTCATCCACAGAGACATCAAGCCAGACAACCTTCTCCTGGACAGCAAG GGCCACGTGAAGCTTTCTGACTTTGGCCTTTGCACAGGACTGAAAAAAGCACATAGGACTGAATTTTATAGGAATCTGAACCACAGCCTCCCCAGTGATTTCA CTTTCCAGAACATGAATTccaaaaggaaagcagaaaccTGGAAAAGAAATAGACGTCAGCTA GCTTTCTCCACAGTAGGCACTCCTGACTACATCGCTCCTGAGGTGTTCATGCAGACCGGGTACAACAAGCTCTGTGATTGGTGGTCGCTCGGCGTGATCATGTACGAGATGCTTATCG GCTACCCACCTTTCTGTTCTGAGACCCCTCAAGAGACATATAAGAAGGTGATGAACTGGAAAGAAACTTTGACTTTTCCTCCAGAAGTTCCTATTTCTGAGAAAGCCAAGGATCTAATTTTGAG ATTCTGCTGTGAGTGGGAACATAGAATTGGAGCCCCTGGAGTTGAGGAAATCAAAAGTAACTCTTTTTTTGAAGGCGTTGACTGGGAACATATCAG AGAGAGACCTGCTGCAATATCTATTGAAATCAAAAGCATCGATGATACCTCAAACTTCGATGAGTTTCCGGAATCTGATATCCTTAAGCCAACAG TGGCTACAAGTAATCACCCTGAGACTGACTACAAGAACAAAGACTGGGTCTTCATCAATTACACATACAAGCGCTTTGAGGGCCTGACGGCTCGGGGGGCTATACCTTCCTACATGAAAGCAGCAAAATAG